The proteins below are encoded in one region of Parvicella tangerina:
- the rplS gene encoding 50S ribosomal protein L19, producing MDIIRELQSELVETKEWPAFGAGDTIKVTYKIKEGDKERLQAFQGTIIQRRGEGATETFTIRKMSSGIGVERVFPINSPFIDTIEVMKQGAVRRARIYYMRDRRGKAARIKERKRFTK from the coding sequence ATGGACATTATAAGAGAATTACAGTCAGAACTAGTAGAAACAAAGGAGTGGCCTGCGTTTGGAGCTGGTGATACAATTAAGGTTACCTACAAGATTAAAGAAGGTGACAAAGAGAGACTTCAGGCTTTTCAAGGAACGATCATTCAAAGAAGAGGTGAAGGAGCTACTGAGACGTTTACGATTAGAAAAATGAGTAGTGGTATTGGTGTGGAGAGAGTATTTCCTATCAACTCACCATTCATTGATACGATTGAAGTAATGAAGCAGGGAGCTGTAAGAAGAGCAAGAATCTACTACATGAGAGATAGAAGAGGTAAGGCGGCTCGTATTAAAGAAAGAAAGAGATTTACGAAGTAA
- a CDS encoding DUF4139 domain-containing protein produces the protein MNKLKIIITCITLLPWLGFSQNEVTSESDIKEVTVFLSGAEIHRTAKVNLKSGSNVITFEQLSPYINPNSIQVKAKNSGVTIVSVNHQANYLKDNSSDAKLKAINDSIEDLTLKRDIRLGHEKVYQEEKSLLITNKSMKGDNMNVDPEDLMDMADFFRSRLLELETKLLDIKLQLNEINDDLYRLQNQKSTLTQGKVKNTKEIIVNVSSKTSASATFEISYVMTQASWVPKYDIRSEDIAEPVNLTYKADVYNYSGYDWKNVNITLSTGNPSIDNTQPTLTNWYLKYYQNYQEKKGKYKSSYGGGAKPMARTAAPPPPAMESDDAVFSTVNEEPNTIADFTEMVESTVNTEFQISVPYTINSDGKPYLVEIQETELPVEYAYMAIPKQDQDAFLLGRVTGWGKYNLLPGDANVYFEGTFVGTSYLYTNSTNDTLDISLGRDKGIVIKRNKVDELCKNQKIGGNHKTSRGYEIEVRNNKSKEIDIKIQDQIPLSSYKEIEVSLEEQGGAEYNEQTGELTWLLKVAPGETKTLKFAFEVKYPKDYNISNL, from the coding sequence ATGAATAAACTTAAGATCATCATAACATGTATTACCCTCCTACCCTGGTTAGGTTTTTCTCAGAATGAAGTTACCAGCGAGTCTGATATTAAAGAGGTTACCGTATTCCTGTCTGGTGCTGAAATTCACAGAACTGCTAAGGTCAACCTGAAAAGCGGATCAAACGTCATCACTTTTGAGCAGCTTTCTCCCTATATTAATCCGAATAGTATACAAGTTAAAGCAAAGAATAGTGGTGTAACAATCGTCTCTGTGAATCATCAAGCGAATTATTTAAAAGATAATTCCAGTGATGCCAAACTCAAAGCAATTAATGATAGTATAGAAGACCTAACGTTAAAAAGAGATATCCGACTGGGTCATGAAAAAGTGTATCAAGAAGAGAAGTCCTTGTTGATTACCAATAAGTCTATGAAAGGTGACAACATGAATGTAGATCCTGAGGACTTAATGGATATGGCCGATTTCTTTAGAAGCCGTTTACTGGAACTGGAAACGAAACTGCTAGACATTAAACTGCAGCTCAATGAAATCAACGATGACCTTTATCGGCTACAAAATCAAAAGTCCACATTAACTCAAGGCAAGGTGAAAAATACCAAAGAAATTATTGTAAATGTTTCTTCAAAGACCTCTGCATCGGCTACGTTCGAGATTTCTTATGTGATGACTCAGGCGAGTTGGGTTCCAAAGTATGACATCAGAAGTGAAGATATTGCTGAGCCTGTAAATCTAACCTATAAAGCAGATGTGTACAATTACTCTGGATATGATTGGAAAAATGTCAACATTACCCTTTCTACAGGTAATCCATCTATTGACAATACGCAACCAACGTTAACCAACTGGTACCTGAAGTATTATCAAAACTATCAGGAGAAAAAAGGAAAATATAAAAGTAGTTATGGTGGCGGTGCAAAGCCGATGGCTAGAACAGCAGCTCCTCCACCTCCGGCAATGGAATCGGATGACGCTGTTTTCAGCACAGTCAACGAGGAACCTAACACCATTGCAGACTTTACCGAAATGGTAGAAAGTACAGTTAACACCGAGTTTCAAATCAGTGTCCCTTACACCATAAACTCGGATGGAAAACCTTACTTGGTAGAAATCCAAGAAACGGAACTTCCTGTTGAGTACGCTTACATGGCAATTCCCAAACAAGATCAAGATGCTTTCTTACTAGGAAGAGTAACTGGCTGGGGAAAATATAACTTATTGCCTGGTGATGCCAACGTCTATTTTGAGGGTACATTTGTGGGAACATCCTACCTCTACACGAACAGTACCAATGATACGTTAGACATTTCATTAGGTAGAGACAAGGGTATTGTGATTAAGCGAAACAAGGTGGATGAATTATGCAAGAACCAAAAGATAGGAGGTAATCACAAGACATCTAGAGGTTATGAAATTGAGGTCAGAAACAATAAATCCAAAGAGATCGATATCAAGATTCAAGATCAAATTCCGTTGAGCTCTTACAAGGAGATTGAGGTGAGTCTTGAGGAACAGGGAGGAGCAGAATACAATGAACAAACTGGTGAACTAACCTGGTTGTTGAAAGTCGCTCCAGGTGAAACAAAAACGTTGAAGTTTGCCTTTGAAGTAAAATATCCAAAAGATTACAATATCAGTAATTTATAA
- the surE gene encoding 5'/3'-nucleotidase SurE translates to MEKKPLILVTNDDGFTAPGIKALIEVVGEFAELLIIAPDKPQSGMGHAITVNAPLRMYETDYFGKHRAYYSSGTPVDCVKLGMYVLGDRRPDLIVSGVNHGSNVSTNVLYSGTMSAAVEGALEGLPSIGFSLCDHDWAADFEPAKVYIKKIVENTLKNGLEKGVCLNVNIPKLPLDAIKGVRVCRQARAYWDDTFDERIDPLKKKYYWLTGSFHNHDKGREADMVALDEGFITIVPTQYDMTAHHAIGDLNEWDL, encoded by the coding sequence ATGGAGAAAAAACCACTTATTTTAGTTACGAATGACGATGGTTTCACAGCACCAGGAATCAAGGCATTGATTGAGGTGGTTGGTGAGTTTGCAGAGTTGTTGATCATTGCTCCAGATAAGCCACAGAGTGGTATGGGACATGCGATAACAGTGAATGCCCCGTTGAGAATGTATGAAACGGATTATTTTGGAAAGCACCGAGCTTATTATAGCTCAGGAACTCCTGTGGATTGCGTGAAGTTGGGGATGTATGTACTTGGAGATAGAAGACCTGACCTGATCGTTTCAGGTGTAAACCATGGTAGTAATGTCTCTACCAACGTGTTGTACTCAGGAACCATGTCTGCTGCTGTAGAAGGGGCCCTAGAAGGTTTACCCAGTATTGGTTTTTCATTATGTGATCATGATTGGGCAGCTGATTTTGAGCCAGCTAAGGTGTACATCAAAAAAATCGTGGAGAACACCCTAAAGAACGGTTTGGAAAAAGGTGTTTGTTTGAATGTGAATATCCCGAAACTGCCTTTGGATGCAATCAAAGGAGTTCGGGTATGCAGACAGGCCAGAGCCTATTGGGATGATACCTTTGACGAGCGAATTGATCCGCTAAAAAAGAAGTATTATTGGTTAACAGGCTCTTTTCATAATCACGACAAAGGAAGAGAGGCAGATATGGTAGCACTCGATGAGGGGTTCATTACGATCGTTCCTACTCAATATGATATGACGGCTCATCATGCAATTGGAGACTTAAACGAATGGGATTTATAA
- the lpxB gene encoding lipid-A-disaccharide synthase, with protein sequence MKKLFIISGEASGDLHGSNLIKALKQNAEIEIQAWGGDLMEAAGAKVLKHYKELAFMGFWEVISNIRTISKNFKLCKEQILDFKPDAVVFIDYPGFNLRMAKFCKEHGIKTLYYISPQVWAWKQNRVKKIKAFVDKMYVILPFEKEFYDQFNYEVDFVGHPLIDAIEDFKNRAKPADVFRATNGLDDRPVIALLPGSRNQEIKVKLPLMLSVVKEFKDYQFVIAGAPSKDKAFYQEFLGEGNVALVENDTYNLLNNSFAALVTSGTATLETALFKVPQVVCYKGSSISYHIAKRVIKVKYISLVNLIQDEEVVTELIQGELTTPNIKTELIKITSGKKREKMLTNYDELIKNCGGVGASAHTAQLIINEIS encoded by the coding sequence TTGAAAAAATTGTTCATCATATCTGGAGAGGCCTCAGGAGATCTGCATGGAAGCAACTTGATCAAAGCGTTGAAACAAAACGCTGAAATTGAGATTCAGGCTTGGGGTGGAGACCTTATGGAAGCAGCTGGAGCCAAAGTACTCAAACACTATAAAGAACTCGCTTTTATGGGGTTCTGGGAGGTGATCTCGAATATCAGAACGATCAGCAAGAATTTTAAGTTGTGTAAGGAACAGATCCTTGACTTTAAGCCAGATGCTGTGGTGTTTATTGATTACCCTGGATTCAATCTTAGAATGGCTAAGTTTTGCAAGGAACATGGAATCAAAACACTCTATTATATTTCGCCCCAAGTTTGGGCATGGAAGCAGAATCGTGTAAAGAAGATCAAAGCTTTTGTCGATAAGATGTATGTCATCTTGCCTTTTGAAAAGGAATTTTATGATCAGTTCAATTATGAAGTGGATTTTGTGGGACATCCGTTGATCGATGCTATTGAAGACTTTAAGAATCGAGCAAAACCTGCTGATGTGTTTAGAGCGACCAACGGATTGGATGATCGGCCAGTCATTGCTTTGTTGCCAGGAAGTAGAAATCAGGAGATTAAAGTAAAGTTACCCCTGATGTTGTCCGTAGTGAAGGAATTTAAAGATTATCAATTTGTGATTGCAGGCGCACCTTCAAAAGATAAAGCGTTTTATCAGGAGTTTTTAGGAGAAGGAAATGTAGCACTAGTCGAAAACGATACCTACAACCTGTTGAACAACTCGTTTGCTGCATTGGTTACTTCGGGAACGGCTACCTTAGAAACAGCTCTTTTTAAGGTGCCTCAGGTGGTGTGCTATAAAGGAAGTAGTATTTCGTATCACATTGCAAAGCGTGTGATTAAAGTAAAGTACATCTCATTGGTCAACTTGATTCAGGATGAGGAAGTCGTGACTGAACTCATACAAGGCGAATTAACAACACCGAATATCAAAACAGAATTGATCAAGATTACCTCAGGAAAGAAGAGAGAGAAAATGTTGACCAATTACGATGAGTTGATCAAAAATTGTGGGGGAGTAGGAGCTTCAGCACACACCGCTCAGCTAATCATAAACGAAATCAGTTAG
- a CDS encoding translocation/assembly module TamB domain-containing protein produces the protein MIRSPWIQTYVAHLVASYYSAELGTDVDVESVKIYGLDYVEITGLQIKDLKGDTLIYSPKFSGSVEMLSMRSKFAILKAINSNDARVKLQKYKGDAATNMQFLIDYFASEDTTESQFKIKINEINLSNLHFSFDNWNIEPIPYGMDYNHLDLKHINGKVASLRNRNGVTTFSLDSVSLQDKSGFVLDHLHCYFLASDKKIKFEDLSILTPHSSMDVKGLSFNYHDYGDLSDFVNAVVMKGNINPSRLNLQDLSYFAPVFEKFKNNIKIEGILDGTVSNFNIKDLYLGLSPVTYYSGEVDIKGLPYVDQALFYMNINSLQTSAEDLRKFDYQAMGLEEGLEIPNQLDRLGVVKLAGTIDGFLDEFYTNLMVESNAGNVSAYLQAGIDSVYTLNYTGDISTQNVALGDLIGQADVGNLTSEFSLKGRGVSTDNLESIVIGKIHNFDLFGYNYEQIDIQGDIFHKKFKGALDIFDNNLDFSFNGTVDMNSRTPRYNFIADIGKANFHELHLIDRPTSSFKGRIEVVNSTGSTLDNFKGKVIVDGAEYYENGINYEFEKLQLVSSQDSAYREIHIRSQFADVDMTGDYHLASLDESFYGLANKVFPSLFKYEVGEEIPNEVFNLQIMIKDLSALTAIFYPELDVAPYSKIGMRYDSDFEMLELSAQSDFINYGDMRFVNFRMDTTQKFVIFDPFYTVDIHADSAIFGGGVHFENLSILSDLYNDDLHTEIMWYKEDSTYWGALESDIDIRSSSKMMFALHPSDIYHEKLGLWSIERDAFVKIDSTSLKFDNFRATNAAQSVKLLGTVSEDPDDRLKVLIGQFNMNNLDAFMTDSTQVRGTMTATAYITDVYHDMYYDAYCWVDDFQLDEYEIGDLELVAGWNPLDERIEITGDIFDATSNSVLKIEKGYYYIKQKENNLDFDINFNETDLAFANVFMPDGFSNLQGILKGNVYVKGSTSVPELNGLVNLHDAGLKIDMLNTSYYADGDVIIEPDMILLNGIPIRDKLGAKGFLNGSFFHQNFEKYSYDFYAAFDEPFLVMNTTYDMNPLYYGNAFATGDFSIAYDDYNELEIMVIAKSEKGTDITLPLYGSEDVELQDFISFVSNDSTQQEEEYDVDLEGIEMTLSMDITEDAKIQLVFDDIVGDAMQGTGEGHIDMYIDQFYDFYMFGSYEVYQGSYLFTLKDLLNKKFEVEKGGTINWYGDPYEADIDLTAIYKLKTSLYDIMPENQREAYRQKTDVETHMHLTDNLFNPILNFDIELPRSDENAKTILSNMVSTEAEMNKQVFSLLLLNKFLPSEYNTTGSSSGGTAALGNTTSEMLSNQLSNMLSKFSDDFDIGFNYQPGDEVTSQEVALALSTQLFDDRLTITTNLGVSHQNAGDNSNSLIGDVDVEYKINEEGNTRIHGFNRSNEYDITQQEATYTQGVGVFYQESFSTFPELICKLKNIFIREENECGDCNANCNQYLTEEEKQKCKEQRKADKKACREKRKERKNENQ, from the coding sequence TTGATCCGATCACCCTGGATACAAACCTACGTAGCTCATTTGGTAGCCTCTTACTACAGTGCTGAACTTGGCACGGACGTGGATGTTGAAAGCGTTAAAATCTATGGTCTAGACTACGTTGAAATTACAGGTCTTCAAATTAAGGACCTAAAAGGTGACACGTTGATCTATAGTCCGAAATTCTCTGGCTCCGTAGAAATGTTAAGTATGCGAAGTAAATTTGCTATTCTAAAAGCGATCAACTCTAATGATGCAAGGGTAAAGCTTCAAAAATACAAAGGTGATGCTGCTACGAACATGCAATTTTTGATTGACTATTTTGCCAGTGAAGACACTACAGAAAGTCAATTTAAGATTAAGATCAACGAGATCAACTTATCCAACCTGCACTTCTCCTTTGATAATTGGAATATTGAGCCAATTCCTTATGGAATGGACTACAACCACCTTGACTTAAAGCATATTAATGGGAAGGTAGCCTCTTTAAGAAACAGAAATGGCGTTACCACTTTCAGTCTTGACAGTGTATCACTTCAAGATAAGTCAGGGTTTGTACTGGATCATCTGCATTGTTATTTTTTGGCCAGCGACAAAAAGATCAAATTTGAAGACCTGAGTATTTTGACTCCTCATTCTAGTATGGATGTCAAGGGACTCTCTTTTAACTATCATGATTACGGAGATTTGAGTGACTTTGTAAACGCTGTTGTGATGAAGGGTAATATCAACCCTTCAAGGCTTAATCTTCAGGATTTATCCTATTTTGCTCCAGTTTTTGAAAAATTTAAAAACAATATAAAAATTGAAGGAATCCTGGATGGTACGGTGAGCAACTTTAATATCAAGGATCTTTATTTAGGGTTGAGTCCTGTTACCTATTACTCGGGTGAGGTAGACATCAAAGGACTTCCCTATGTAGATCAGGCATTGTTCTACATGAATATCAACAGTCTTCAAACCAGCGCAGAGGATCTTAGAAAATTTGACTATCAGGCAATGGGGCTAGAAGAAGGTTTGGAAATACCCAACCAGCTTGATCGACTAGGAGTAGTCAAACTTGCTGGTACCATTGATGGTTTTTTAGATGAATTCTACACCAACCTCATGGTAGAATCTAATGCTGGAAATGTGAGCGCCTATCTACAAGCAGGAATTGACTCCGTTTATACCCTAAACTACACAGGTGACATCAGTACGCAGAATGTTGCACTAGGTGATCTGATCGGACAGGCTGATGTGGGTAACCTCACCTCTGAGTTTAGTCTAAAAGGACGAGGGGTTTCTACTGATAATCTGGAAAGCATCGTAATCGGAAAAATCCATAACTTCGATTTATTCGGCTATAATTACGAACAAATAGATATTCAAGGGGATATCTTTCACAAGAAGTTTAAAGGAGCCCTCGACATATTCGATAACAATCTGGACTTTAGTTTCAACGGTACTGTGGATATGAACTCCAGAACTCCCAGGTATAATTTCATTGCAGACATTGGCAAGGCAAATTTTCATGAACTTCACCTGATCGACCGTCCGACTTCCTCTTTTAAAGGACGTATTGAAGTAGTGAATAGCACAGGAAGCACACTGGATAATTTTAAAGGAAAAGTGATCGTTGACGGAGCCGAGTATTATGAAAATGGTATCAATTATGAGTTTGAGAAACTACAACTCGTCTCATCTCAAGATTCAGCCTATCGAGAGATTCATATTCGTTCTCAATTTGCCGATGTGGACATGACGGGTGATTACCACCTAGCCTCGCTAGATGAGAGCTTTTACGGGTTGGCCAATAAAGTCTTTCCAAGTTTATTCAAGTATGAGGTGGGAGAAGAAATCCCCAACGAGGTGTTTAACCTTCAGATCATGATCAAGGACCTCTCGGCTTTAACCGCTATTTTCTATCCAGAATTAGACGTTGCTCCTTACTCCAAAATTGGCATGAGATACGATAGTGACTTCGAAATGCTTGAGCTATCTGCCCAATCAGATTTTATCAACTATGGAGATATGCGTTTTGTAAACTTTAGAATGGACACTACTCAAAAATTCGTCATCTTTGATCCTTTCTACACCGTAGATATCCATGCAGACTCAGCCATCTTCGGAGGAGGAGTTCACTTCGAAAACTTATCTATTCTTTCCGATCTGTACAACGATGATCTTCATACAGAGATCATGTGGTATAAAGAAGACTCTACCTATTGGGGAGCGCTAGAATCAGACATTGATATCAGAAGCTCGTCCAAAATGATGTTCGCTCTTCACCCATCAGACATTTATCATGAAAAACTAGGGCTTTGGTCCATCGAACGGGATGCTTTCGTTAAAATTGACAGTACTTCGTTAAAATTCGATAATTTCCGTGCAACGAATGCTGCACAATCGGTGAAATTATTGGGAACTGTCTCTGAAGATCCTGATGATCGCCTAAAGGTATTGATTGGTCAGTTCAACATGAATAATCTTGATGCATTCATGACAGACTCCACTCAGGTACGAGGTACGATGACGGCAACCGCTTATATTACCGATGTTTATCATGACATGTATTACGATGCGTATTGCTGGGTTGATGATTTTCAATTGGATGAATACGAAATAGGCGACCTTGAATTGGTTGCGGGTTGGAATCCGCTGGATGAACGGATTGAGATCACAGGAGATATTTTTGACGCGACTTCCAACTCGGTTTTAAAAATTGAAAAAGGATATTACTACATCAAGCAAAAAGAAAACAACTTGGACTTTGACATAAACTTCAATGAAACGGACCTTGCCTTTGCTAATGTATTTATGCCAGATGGCTTTTCAAATTTGCAAGGCATACTTAAAGGCAATGTTTACGTTAAAGGAAGCACATCGGTACCTGAGTTGAATGGTTTAGTGAATCTTCATGATGCCGGATTGAAGATAGACATGCTAAACACTTCCTATTATGCCGATGGTGATGTGATTATTGAACCCGACATGATCTTGCTAAACGGCATCCCGATTCGAGATAAATTAGGGGCGAAGGGATTCTTGAACGGATCCTTCTTTCATCAGAACTTTGAAAAATACAGCTACGATTTTTACGCAGCTTTTGACGAGCCATTCCTGGTGATGAACACTACTTATGATATGAACCCGCTCTACTATGGAAATGCGTTTGCCACAGGTGATTTCTCTATTGCTTATGATGATTATAATGAGTTAGAGATCATGGTTATTGCCAAATCAGAAAAAGGTACAGACATTACCCTACCGCTCTACGGAAGTGAAGATGTTGAATTGCAAGATTTCATCTCTTTCGTAAGTAATGATAGTACGCAACAGGAAGAAGAGTATGATGTAGATCTGGAAGGTATTGAAATGACGTTGAGCATGGATATCACAGAAGATGCAAAGATTCAACTTGTATTTGATGATATTGTAGGTGATGCAATGCAAGGAACGGGAGAAGGACATATTGATATGTACATCGACCAATTCTACGATTTTTACATGTTTGGATCCTATGAAGTTTATCAAGGAAGTTATCTTTTTACTTTAAAAGACCTGCTGAACAAAAAATTTGAAGTAGAAAAAGGAGGAACAATCAATTGGTATGGCGATCCCTATGAAGCGGACATTGACCTTACGGCCATCTATAAACTCAAGACCAGTCTTTATGACATCATGCCTGAAAATCAGCGGGAAGCTTATCGACAAAAAACAGATGTAGAAACACACATGCATCTTACAGACAACCTCTTTAATCCGATATTAAACTTTGATATTGAATTACCACGAAGTGATGAGAATGCCAAGACGATTCTATCTAATATGGTTAGTACAGAAGCTGAGATGAACAAGCAAGTCTTCTCTTTGTTGTTATTGAATAAATTCCTTCCTAGCGAATACAATACTACCGGCTCTTCGTCAGGAGGGACAGCTGCTCTCGGGAACACAACTTCAGAGATGCTAAGTAATCAGTTGAGTAACATGCTCTCGAAGTTTAGTGATGACTTTGACATTGGATTTAATTATCAGCCAGGAGATGAAGTTACCTCCCAAGAAGTAGCCCTGGCATTAAGTACTCAACTGTTTGACGATCGCTTAACCATTACAACCAACTTAGGGGTTAGCCATCAAAATGCAGGAGATAATAGCAACAGTTTGATTGGTGATGTGGATGTAGAATATAAGATCAATGAAGAAGGTAATACGCGTATCCATGGCTTTAACAGAAGTAATGAGTATGATATTACGCAACAAGAAGCTACCTATACGCAAGGTGTAGGTGTATTTTATCAGGAATCGTTCTCAACTTTTCCAGAATTGATTTGTAAATTGAAGAACATTTTTATTCGAGAAGAGAACGAATGCGGTGACTGTAATGCCAATTGCAATCAGTACCTGACCGAAGAAGAAAAGCAAAAGTGCAAAGAACAACGTAAAGCTGACAAAAAAGCGTGTCGAGAAAAGCGAAAAGAAAGAAAAAACGAAAACCAATAG
- a CDS encoding alpha/beta hydrolase, giving the protein MTNELIDSYNNYKYWRLFQDYFPEEFRIREGEEPIEEYWDWTDYHVHLDRYVPHENNRNIKLILVHGGGGNGRLLSPIGVAMRDQGFECVAADMPGFGLTQIGKPNSYDTWVDLVDALIQKETSRDGKKVLLIGISLGGMLSYHAACRSDQVVGLMVSSLADTTKKEVQIQLSKNKLLGTMAYSALKNLKSITDNIKVPIKATTKMWAMANDQSFVKLLKKDKVGSGSWVYLKFLRTLFEATPDIEPENFDKCPLLFFQPLEDHIIPWEISKPFYDRLACEKDVVFLDNCGHIPMEKPGIDQLRDAAVKFINEVDGSV; this is encoded by the coding sequence ATGACCAACGAGTTAATTGATAGTTACAATAACTACAAGTATTGGCGACTATTTCAGGACTATTTTCCTGAGGAGTTTCGTATTCGTGAAGGAGAAGAGCCCATTGAGGAATATTGGGACTGGACGGACTATCATGTTCATCTTGACAGGTACGTTCCGCATGAGAACAACCGAAACATCAAGTTGATTCTGGTGCACGGAGGAGGAGGTAATGGTCGCCTATTGTCTCCTATTGGTGTTGCTATGCGTGATCAAGGGTTTGAATGTGTTGCCGCAGATATGCCCGGTTTTGGATTAACCCAGATTGGTAAACCTAATTCATACGATACGTGGGTTGATCTTGTAGATGCACTTATCCAAAAAGAAACTTCCAGAGACGGAAAAAAAGTACTGTTGATTGGAATAAGTTTGGGCGGTATGCTTAGTTATCATGCAGCATGTAGGAGCGATCAAGTCGTTGGACTAATGGTCTCCAGTCTGGCAGATACGACTAAAAAAGAAGTGCAGATACAACTCTCTAAGAATAAGCTCTTGGGTACGATGGCATATAGCGCACTAAAGAACTTAAAATCTATTACAGACAATATAAAAGTTCCGATCAAAGCAACCACTAAAATGTGGGCTATGGCGAATGACCAGAGCTTTGTCAAACTTTTAAAGAAAGACAAAGTAGGCTCTGGAAGTTGGGTATACCTGAAATTCCTTAGAACCCTATTTGAAGCAACACCAGATATCGAACCAGAAAACTTCGATAAATGTCCGCTACTTTTCTTTCAGCCACTAGAAGACCATATTATTCCCTGGGAGATCAGCAAACCATTCTATGATCGGTTAGCTTGTGAGAAAGACGTGGTGTTTTTAGACAACTGCGGCCATATTCCTATGGAAAAACCCGGTATTGATCAACTAAGAGATGCTGCAGTGAAGTTTATTAATGAGGTTGATGGGAGTGTATAA
- the tsaD gene encoding tRNA (adenosine(37)-N6)-threonylcarbamoyltransferase complex transferase subunit TsaD, protein MSSQRKYKYILGIESSCDDTSAAILRNDVMLSNITAGQEIHRQYGGVVPELASRAHQQHIIPVVEAAIQAAGIGKNEIDAVAFTRGPGLLGSLLVGTSFAKSFAMGLGVPIIEVNHMIGHILAHFIQEEGKEKEVPTFPFLCMTVSGGHTQLVLVKGFLEMEVIGETMDDAAGEAFDKAAKVLGLPYPGGPLIDKHAKNGDAGRFEFTFPKTEGYTYSFSGLKTQFMNFINKEKQQNPSFVEENLADICASYQKHIIDYLFMKLETLAAEMGIQDVAISGGVSANSELRSRLQQVGEKKGWNTFIPAFQYCTDNAAMIAITGYYKYLNGDFATMDIAPKARFKI, encoded by the coding sequence ATGTCAAGCCAACGCAAATATAAGTACATTCTCGGGATAGAGTCGAGTTGTGACGATACATCCGCAGCTATTTTAAGAAACGATGTAATGCTCTCGAATATTACAGCCGGACAAGAAATTCACCGACAGTATGGAGGGGTGGTACCAGAGTTAGCGTCAAGAGCACATCAACAGCACATCATACCTGTAGTTGAGGCAGCTATTCAGGCTGCAGGAATTGGAAAAAATGAGATTGACGCAGTGGCTTTCACCCGTGGGCCTGGTTTGTTGGGGTCGTTGTTGGTGGGAACTAGTTTTGCGAAGTCTTTTGCGATGGGGTTAGGCGTTCCGATTATTGAAGTTAATCACATGATTGGCCATATTCTCGCACACTTTATTCAGGAAGAGGGTAAAGAAAAAGAAGTGCCTACTTTTCCTTTTTTATGCATGACGGTTTCTGGAGGACATACACAACTGGTTCTTGTGAAAGGTTTTCTAGAAATGGAGGTGATCGGAGAAACGATGGATGATGCGGCTGGAGAAGCATTTGATAAAGCAGCTAAGGTACTTGGTTTACCTTATCCTGGTGGACCATTGATTGATAAGCATGCAAAGAACGGTGACGCTGGACGTTTTGAGTTTACTTTTCCTAAAACAGAAGGTTACACGTATAGCTTTAGCGGATTGAAAACTCAGTTCATGAACTTTATCAACAAAGAAAAGCAGCAAAACCCATCATTTGTAGAAGAGAATTTGGCTGACATCTGTGCGTCTTACCAAAAACACATTATTGACTACCTTTTCATGAAACTAGAGACGTTGGCAGCTGAAATGGGTATTCAGGATGTAGCTATAAGTGGAGGTGTTTCAGCCAATAGTGAGTTGAGAAGTCGTTTGCAGCAGGTTGGTGAGAAGAAAGGATGGAATACATTTATACCAGCTTTTCAGTATTGTACCGATAATGCAGCTATGATCGCAATCACTGGTTATTACAAGTATTTGAATGGAGATTTTGCGACAATGGATATTGCTCCTAAAGCTAGGTTTAAGATCTGA